The following is a genomic window from Paenibacillus thiaminolyticus.
CGCGGCGTTGGTCACGGTGATCCCGAAGTTCAGCGTCAGCAGAAGCGATACCGGCCATACGCCGAGCTTCTCATGGTGCCGGCAATACTGGGCGTATAGCACCGTCAGCAAAATGATCAGGACCGCGTACGGATAAGAATCCGGGATCAGTGCCGAAAAAATTTGATAGGAACTTGCGCCGAAAAAGACGGCCGTTCCGATCGACAAGGCATTGCCGTATGAATTGCGGCGCAAATAATAATACATAAGGACGACGCCACACGCGTTCATGGCGCTCTGTATCCCCAAAAACAAGCCATTGCCCATCGTCATGGAGGCCGCCTGCTTCAACGGCGCCGACAAATAATTAATCAACGGATGAATCACGGAAGATTGCGGCGCATAATAGAGCGACGGATCGAAATTGAACAGATTCAATGTGAACGGCGCCCCGTAAAAAGGACTGTACTCTGCCAGCACCGCCTGATTCCGCTCCATATACGTAATAAACGGAAGATTTAACCAAAAATAAAATAGAAAGAAGCCCAAAAACAGAAGCAGCGCTGTGCGGTTATCCTGCTTCACGCCAAAAACCGTTTTCCAAAACTGCATGACCCCATGCCTCCATACGATAATTTCTATATCTAATCCATCATCCTGCGAGAAGCAGCATGCCCGCAAAAATAAAGGCAATGCCGGCCGCTTTCGGCAAGCCTATCGATTCCTTGAATATCCACCTCGCCAGCACCATCGTCCAGATGAAGGTCAGCGCATTGGCCGGAAGGACGACGGTATAAGGCAGAAATCGCAGCAAATAAATATTGAGCAGCGCCCCGGCTCCATAGCACAGAAACCCGAGGAGAAGTATGCTCCGCTGCTTGCGCGCGGACGATAATTTGAAGCAGGCGCTGCCGAGCGAGCCGAACCATGTCATCACCACGAGGAGGAGCCAGAGCCATTCATTTCTCATAGCTGATGCACGCGACGCCGATAATTAGCAGCAGAACGGCGATTCCTTTCTGCAGATTGACCGTCTCGCCCAAGAGCAGACCGCCATACAGCAGGGCAAAAATATAGCTGCATGCCATGAGCGGATAAGCGACGGACAGCTTTTCCAGCGACAGCGACTTAATCATGAGCACGGCCCCGATGCCATAGAACACAAAGCCAATCCCCAAGTAAAGCAGATTGTCGACGCCCCATTTCCAGAACAACTGCCCCGTCGCGGTGCACCAGGCCGACATGATCATGAGCGCCTTGCCGGCGTGCTTCGACTTCAAGAGCTCCATCTTATAACCTCCAGACCCTCCTGCTTGATCGGTGCGTTCCGGATCAAATACCGCTGCCCCGCCATCTCCAGCATCGGCAGATCGCTGGTGCAATCGGAATATGCGCAGGAAGCCTCGTAGTCGATCTCTAGCTGATGCCGCTCCAAATAATCGCGGATGCGCGCAACCTTTTCTTCCGCTTTGCAATTCTTGCCCTCGATCAGATGCGTATAGCAGCCGTTCCGCCGCTGCAACTCCGTCCCCAGCACCTCGTCCACACACCCCAGCTTCTTGAAATATTTCATATAAGCAACTGGAGAAGCGGTCACGAGAAGGACGCGATAGCCCAGCTTCTTCCTGCTTCGCATCTCGGCGAGAGCATCCTGATACATTTCCGGCACGAGGACCCGGTCGTAGAAAGCTTCCAAATCGCCCTCGTCCATATAAGCAATGGATCGGAAAAAGAACTGCTTGGCCTTCTCTGCCGGCATGATGCCAAGCTTATACAGAAGCAGGTTCCAGGCGAGAGCGGGCAAATGAATAGCAGACCGCGGCTTGGCCGCAAGGCCGTACTTCAAAAACAAGAACATGGAATCGCGCCGAATAATCGTTTTATCGATATCGAAAAGCGCTACTTTGGACAGCATGATGTTCGACCCCTTTTCCCTATTCAAACAGGATGAATATCGCCAGCACGCTAATCACGTACAAAATGACGGTAACGAAAATATGTTTGTCTTCAAACAGCAGCCGATCGGGCGCTCCGCCCTTCTTCTCGACATGGATCAAATATAAGTAACGGAAGATGCCATATATGACAAAAGGAATCGTCCACATCAAATGCGTCGTCCGTCCGGCGGTAAACGTGAACAGCGAATAGCTGATGACGGTCGCCGTAGCCACGATGCTGATCAGCTGATCCAGCAGCGCGAAAGAATAGTTGTCGAGCACCTTGCGGTGCGTCCCTTTTTGATCGGCCAGCAAAAACAATTCATGCCTCCGCTTGCCAATCGCCAAAAAGAGAGAGAGCAGCATCGTGCAGAGCAGGAACCATGGCGTCAAATTCACGTGAATGGCCAGACCGCCCGCGATGGCCCGCAGCACAAACCCGGCGGCAATCGTCATAATGTCGAGGATGACGACATGCTTCAATTTGAACGAGTAAGCCACATTTAACACAAAATAAACGGCCAGCACCGCGGTCAAGAGCGGATGGATAAAGTAAGAAGCGGCCAGCGAGCCAATTAGCAGCACCGCGCCGGTTCCGAGGGCAACGGCCGGATTCAACGCACCGGATGCCATCGGACGATGCCGCTTCACCGGGTGGACGCGATCCGCTTCCCGGTCCGAATAATCATTAATAATGTAGACGCAGCCGGATACGAAGCAAAAGAGAAAAAATACAATCAACGAATGATACACGGCCGACAGCTCCACACGCTTCAACGAAAAGAGAAGCGCTGCGAACACGAGCAGGTTTTTGGTCCACTGCTTCGGCCGCAGCTGCTTCCACATCAGCGCGATCACATGACCGGAGCTTGCTGCGGCCGCGGCAGGCTGCGGTGTGTGCTTAAGATTGATATTCACGTGCGACATCCCCCTAATAACCTAGCAATCTATGTTTATTCGATTCTATTCCCTAGCAGTTTCTTTTTATCTTTCTATGGTTTTTCCATTTATATGGTATTATCATCTCTAGCGTCAGCACGAGCGCATGCCACAGCTCCCATTGAATCCATTTGCGGCTCCAGCGTGCCGGTATCCAGCGCATGGCTCTCAGCCTCCTCTATCATTCGGTGCGCACTGACAAAAAATAGAGGCTGAGTGTCAGCCTCTATTTCTCAATATATTCGACTATCTTCTGATTCACAAGTACTTCACTTATTTTTCCAATCTCGATTTCTTCACCTAAAGAAACAACCGCTTGATAGCTTCGCTGCCGGGCCGGCTGGACAGAATCCGCGCCCGCGCTGCCATCTGCGCCCCCGGCTGGTGGCGCCGCTTCTCCCGGCGGCGTATCTCCCAGCGGCGTGTCTCCCGGAGAGGTGTCTCCCGAAGGCTTGTCTTCTGAGGGCTTGTCTCCCGCCATCTCGTCCGGCTGCGCGCTGTCCCCGCCCCCTGCCATTCCTGCCTTGTTATCAGGAGAATCGGCTGATTGTGTGTTGCCGCCGCCATTCTGATCCTGCTGCTCGGCGCTTGTCGAGGTAGAATCGGCAGCGCCTGCACCCGTCGTTCCCGCGGAGTCGGTTCCCGCTCCGGAAGAACTGCCCGGCGGCGTTCCTTCCGGACCCGCCCCCGAAGCGGCTCCCGAAGAACAGAGGTGCTGCACGGATCGATCCGTATATGTGTGCTCAGTGCCTCCCTCCAGCTTCACCGTAATCGTGCCCGCCTGGAATGCGGCGCATTCCGCCTCCGTCCCGAACTCGAATACAAGCTCTGTCGTCGGCTTCAATTCGCCGTCCACGAAATCCTCGTTCTGTCGCGCATAGACTTGCGGCTCCAGCTTCTCTGCCGGCTGCTGCGTCTCCGGCTCCGGATCGGCTGCGTTGTTACCCGCCACCGCAGGCTTGCCGCTGTCGAAGACGCCGGAGGCCGCCAAGCCGCCGCCAATGCCGCCGATGAGCAGGAGAATGGCCACGAACCATACCATCGCTTTCCGGTTGCGCCGCAGCCATCTGACGATAGGCGGCGACAGCTCGCTGCGGGCCTTGACGTATACAGCCTGAAGCGGCGCGCCCGCCTGCTCGAAATAGAGCTTGCGGTTCGTCCGGTTTTTGAACGCGTCCTGGTCGTATTTTTTGAAATAAGCGACCACCGCCGCAGCATATCCCGGCTCGAGCTTCCTTCCTCGCGAGAAAAAGCGCTGCTTCTCGGACCAGTTCATGAACCGATAGACCGTCTCCTTGTCCGGCGCGTGCTGATGCAAATAATGAAGCAGCGCCCCGTATTCAATCAAGCCTGTGTTGGCATCCCGACAGAACGCAAGCACCAGCCGGCCGAAGCAGGACGGCCCCAGATCCTTCTGCAGCCAGCGTCGTCCAAGCTGCTGCAGCCGGTCCAGCTCGGCAGGCGATAAGCCGTCGAAGATCGATTCATCCGGTTCGGCGTCGCGGAACCAGCGGTATGCAGACAGCATAACATCCGCCGTGGACTGCACATGAGGCGGATAGCGGGCGGCCCATTCCCTCACCTCTCCCGGATGCGCCAGGAATCCGATCTGGAGGAACGCTTCCTGGCGCGTCTGCTCCAGATTCAGCTCCGTCAGCAGGAACACATTCGCCGCATAAGACAGCTGCTCCATAAAGATAAGCATGTCTTCGCTGGCAGGCCGCCCCTCCTCTGCGAGCAGGCGGTCGGCCATATCCAGCACCGCGTTCACGGCGGACACCGGCTCCACATCATGCCGCAGCTTCTCGGCAAGCTGTCCAGCGGCCAACTCGGTGAACTCGGTCTTGAGCAACAGAACCGGGTGCTGGCTGGACCAATGATGAGCCAGCTTCAGAAGATCATCGGCCCGGACGATCTCCTGGAATTTCTGCCGCATATACGGGAAGAAAAGTTCTACCGTCTTGCCGCCCCGCAGCAGCGTGTCGAAGAAAGGCTTGCTGACGCTGTCGCTGCCCTCGATGAGCGCATAATAGGCTTCCATTCGCTCGCGGCCCTTCGACTCACTTGCTTCATACAAGCTCCGGATCAAATAGCCGATCAGATCGCTTCCCAGCGCCGACCCGGCAAGCGCTTCGTATTCCATGAAGCACTTCACGATAGCCGGATCAGGCGTGCCTCCCTGCTTGACGAGCTCATACTCGCGCTGGAAGCATCCACGGAACAGCTCCGCCAGCCGCCGCTTCGACTCGGCAGCCCCTTCCGGTGCCAAGTAATCGAGCATCGAACGCAGCGCGCCGACCCGATTCTGCGTATAGAAAGAATCGCTGCCTTCCTCGATCTGGAACAATACAGCCAGCTCGTGGCAGCTGGCGATCGCGGTATGCCGCTGCGAGTCCATGCCCTCCAGCATCTGCTCGTGGAAGACATAGAAGGCTTCCG
Proteins encoded in this region:
- a CDS encoding HAD family hydrolase, which gives rise to MLSKVALFDIDKTIIRRDSMFLFLKYGLAAKPRSAIHLPALAWNLLLYKLGIMPAEKAKQFFFRSIAYMDEGDLEAFYDRVLVPEMYQDALAEMRSRKKLGYRVLLVTASPVAYMKYFKKLGCVDEVLGTELQRRNGCYTHLIEGKNCKAEEKVARIRDYLERHQLEIDYEASCAYSDCTSDLPMLEMAGQRYLIRNAPIKQEGLEVIRWSS
- a CDS encoding EamA family transporter encodes the protein MELLKSKHAGKALMIMSAWCTATGQLFWKWGVDNLLYLGIGFVFYGIGAVLMIKSLSLEKLSVAYPLMACSYIFALLYGGLLLGETVNLQKGIAVLLLIIGVACISYEK
- a CDS encoding decaprenyl-phosphate phosphoribosyltransferase translates to MNINLKHTPQPAAAAASSGHVIALMWKQLRPKQWTKNLLVFAALLFSLKRVELSAVYHSLIVFFLFCFVSGCVYIINDYSDREADRVHPVKRHRPMASGALNPAVALGTGAVLLIGSLAASYFIHPLLTAVLAVYFVLNVAYSFKLKHVVILDIMTIAAGFVLRAIAGGLAIHVNLTPWFLLCTMLLSLFLAIGKRRHELFLLADQKGTHRKVLDNYSFALLDQLISIVATATVISYSLFTFTAGRTTHLMWTIPFVIYGIFRYLYLIHVEKKGGAPDRLLFEDKHIFVTVILYVISVLAIFILFE
- a CDS encoding EamA family transporter, which gives rise to MRNEWLWLLLVVMTWFGSLGSACFKLSSARKQRSILLLGFLCYGAGALLNIYLLRFLPYTVVLPANALTFIWTMVLARWIFKESIGLPKAAGIAFIFAGMLLLAG
- a CDS encoding glycosyltransferase, encoding MTSSRSSRIQQQMYTRERRGIFRPNEGFDTIAASGGLDTGFIKKVLHPFCVYDAPAELASLGEKDEARYPQALHLFHADMGQLVLGRSIYQAADFTGLRSAFFTHNFIVPAERAADAVKDYPSLLNADFASSYDIEQGTELPELEKIPSAAEARRPASPTALLARLGIDEKMFKQLLFAVMSSVVTRRKVFVALDVAVEELSETALQLVGVLYGSLPYAYRRALGFLTFSKEPQSRKGIHLTFVEQGSLRPNDRNIDKDYTFDLASKRVTNVDIDLGKQPYLSFAWSNLEQPVRAEAFYVFHEQMLEGMDSQRHTAIASCHELAVLFQIEEGSDSFYTQNRVGALRSMLDYLAPEGAAESKRRLAELFRGCFQREYELVKQGGTPDPAIVKCFMEYEALAGSALGSDLIGYLIRSLYEASESKGRERMEAYYALIEGSDSVSKPFFDTLLRGGKTVELFFPYMRQKFQEIVRADDLLKLAHHWSSQHPVLLLKTEFTELAAGQLAEKLRHDVEPVSAVNAVLDMADRLLAEEGRPASEDMLIFMEQLSYAANVFLLTELNLEQTRQEAFLQIGFLAHPGEVREWAARYPPHVQSTADVMLSAYRWFRDAEPDESIFDGLSPAELDRLQQLGRRWLQKDLGPSCFGRLVLAFCRDANTGLIEYGALLHYLHQHAPDKETVYRFMNWSEKQRFFSRGRKLEPGYAAAVVAYFKKYDQDAFKNRTNRKLYFEQAGAPLQAVYVKARSELSPPIVRWLRRNRKAMVWFVAILLLIGGIGGGLAASGVFDSGKPAVAGNNAADPEPETQQPAEKLEPQVYARQNEDFVDGELKPTTELVFEFGTEAECAAFQAGTITVKLEGGTEHTYTDRSVQHLCSSGAASGAGPEGTPPGSSSGAGTDSAGTTGAGAADSTSTSAEQQDQNGGGNTQSADSPDNKAGMAGGGDSAQPDEMAGDKPSEDKPSGDTSPGDTPLGDTPPGEAAPPAGGADGSAGADSVQPARQRSYQAVVSLGEEIEIGKISEVLVNQKIVEYIEK